A genomic stretch from Pomacea canaliculata isolate SZHN2017 linkage group LG2, ASM307304v1, whole genome shotgun sequence includes:
- the LOC112556496 gene encoding LOW QUALITY PROTEIN: SWI/SNF complex subunit SMARCC2-like (The sequence of the model RefSeq protein was modified relative to this genomic sequence to represent the inferred CDS: inserted 2 bases in 1 codon), with amino-acid sequence MALQRKKDGGPNAKFYETVETIAQFDSVRTWLYKNCKKFTQADPPTNKGLANLTVQLLQFQEETFGKQNTNPALTKLPNRLFLDFKPGGALCQIFAAVYKFKSEQGWRRFDFQLPSRMDRNVEMFMQIEKSLVNQKLLQLPSIFIRPDVDKILQPKLKDIIKRHQGTIADSEENATHIVYTLPSHPPPDEEYFRPVMRRDRDCMVHWWYYPESYDTWVTDVVLDYNIEPPVPKQRDGPWEVSARWLLDLEEFNEWMTEEDYLVDDEFEPETKRGKKSGLLRLTMEDIHENQDSDRQGKRQKKTAKRKRSPSPQQEKLKRKSSRTSAISGPRKKGRWEEEEEDLTKDMEDPPSEPSIQEVQLAKQVFPIVPGSRSQRDTENQPIKGGTVMDLDEEMADKAEVPMPETATDDVDKKRDDMDADDTLTEQTHHIIIPSYSAWFDYNGIHAIERRALPEFFNSKNKSKTPEIYMAYRNFMVDTYRLNPTEYLTSTACRRNLAGDVCAIMRAHAFLEQWGLINYQVDADTRPTPMGPPPTSHFHILADTPSGIAPINPPRINQPSAAQQVVDLSDKKDKEADGSXPGLGSFGLRMDAYAKKMLKDKGAAAKSREWTDQETLLLLEALEMYKDDWNKVCEHVGSRTQDECILHFLRLPIEDGFLEDDFGGHCGGLGPLAYQPIPFSQSGNPIMSTVAFLASVVDPRVASAAAKAALDEFSRMKDEVPPTLVDAHTKMVAEAVKEGKQITPEFGLSDTGIAGTGNDPPDDGKLEETKEDKKDETTEKKDEKSKEETMELDATEIKTEDDQKEDKKEEMEKDKEGKDMKEETEKEEKKEEKKTEEERKKEKDAEGVTEEKKDSENGTPAALTKTDEDKDRPREEKSPEKKAEEEKLQEDAAASISTAAAAALAAAAVKAKHLAAVEERKIKSLVALLVETQMKKLEIKLRHFEELETIMDREREALEYQRQQLLQERQQFHLEQIRAAEYRARQIAMTQLAAEQRQQAASTASPDQGGQPTSIVAAGSAASQNPALAAAVGQGGYPMHGSPMPPQGPQVQASTMSQGSPAPPTPAATSSTVQTTQSLHQAPLSIGSTGGLALCSGAKDCSSSPPNQVSGEGMETGEGKPPASPLPSSTACAPTSGLPQSDQCCSEEQQQQLTPQADSQSNNISQPSSLEQETQASSIQLPATQTQTIPPLVPLPDQGEGPGGTSEGSENSCTVPGSS; translated from the exons ATGGCGcttcaaaggaaaaaagacGGGGGCCCGAACGCAAAATTTTACGAGACTGTAGAAACAATCGCACAGTTTGATTCAGTTCGAACATGGCTGTATAAAAACTGCAAAAAG TTTACTCAGGCTGATCCACCCACCAACAAAGGACTGGCCAATCTCACTGTGCAGTTGCTGCAGTTTCAAGAGGAAACCTTTGGCAAGCAAAATACAAACCCAGCCCTCACAAAGCTTCCA aATCGCCTGTTTCTTGACTTTAAACCTGGAGGTGCTTTATGCCAAATATTTGCTGCTGTTTACAAGTTTAAAAGTGAACAGGGATG GAGACGTTTCGATTTCCAGCTGCCTTCCCGAATGGATCGCAATGTTGAGATGTTTATGCAGATTGAAAAGTCACTTGTGAATCAGAAATTACTGCAGTTGCCATCCATTTTCATCCGACCAGATGTGGACAAAATCTTGCAGCCAAAGCTGAAAGATATCATCAAGAGACATCAGGGAACCATTGCAGATAGTGAGGAAAATGCTACACACATTGTGTACACGCTGCCTTCTCATCCACCACCAGATG AGGAGTACTTCAGGCCTGTAATGAGAAGAGATCGTGACTGTATGGTGCACTGGTGGTATTACCCAGAAAG CTACGATACCTGGGTGACTGATGTAGTCCTTGATTATAATATTGAACCACCAGTCCCAAAGCAGCGAGATGGTCCTTGGGAG GTGTCAGCTCGATGGTTGTTGGATTTGGAAGAATTCAATGAGTGGATGACGGAGGAAGATTATCTGGTTGATGATGAGTTTGAG CCGGAAACTAAAAGGGGCAAAAAGTCTGGCTTGTTGCGACTAACTATGGAAGAT ATTCATGAAAATCAGGACTCTGACAGACAGGGAAAGCGGCAGAAGAAAACTGCCAAGCGTAAACGCTCACCATCTCCACAACAAGAAAAGCTCAAGAGGAAAAG CTCTCGTACTTCAGCGATCAGTGGCCCCAGGAAGAAGGGGCGCtgggaagaagaagaggaagaccTCACCAAAGACATGGAGGATCCACCCTCTGAACCAAGCATTCAGGAGGTGCAGTTAGCTAAGCAAG TTTTCCCAATAGTACCTGGATCACGAAGTCAGAGAGACACAGAAAATCAGCCAATCAAAGGAGGCACTGTCATGGACCTTGATGAAGAAATGGCTGACAAG GCAGAGGTCCCAATGCCAGAAACTGCGACAGATGATGTGGACAAAAAACGTGATGACATGGATGCAGATGACACATTGACTGAACAGACACATCACATTATCATACCCAGTTACTCAGCCTGGTTTGACTACAATGGTATCCATGCAATTGAGCGCAGGGCTTTGCCAGAATTTTTCAATTCTAAAAACAAGTCAAAAACTCCTGAAAT CTACATGGCATATCGAAACTTCATGGTGGACACCTATCGTCTGAACCCGACTGAATACCTAACAAGTACAGCCTGCAGGCGCAACTTAGCAGGAGATGTTTGTGCCATTATGAG GGCTCATGCTTTTCTGGAGCAATGGGGACTAATAAATTATCAGGTAGATGCAGATACAAGGCCAACGCCAATGGGTCCCCCACCAACGTCACATTTTCATATCCTGGCTGACACACCATCTGGCATTGCCCCAATCAACCCTCCTCGAATTAATCAG CCATCAGCAGCACAGCAGGTGGTGGATCTTAGTGATAAAAAGGATAAAGAGGCAGATGGATC TCCAGGCCTTGGTTCATTTGGGCTTCGAATGGATGCGTATGCCAAAAAGATGCTCAAG GACAAGGGTGCTGCGGCCAAGTCACGAGAATGGACAGATCAAGAGACTTTACTCTTGCTGGAGGCGCTGGAAATGTACAAAGATGATTGGAACAAGGTCTGTGAGCATGTTGGAAGCCGCACACAGGATGAGTGCATTCTGCACTTCTTGCGATTGCCAATTGAAGATGGATTCCTTGAGGATGATTTTGGTGGTCACTGTGGAGGATTAG gaCCTCTGGCATATCAACCAATTCCATTCTCACAAAGCGGGAACCCCATCATGTCTACTGTTGCCTTCCTGGCGTCTGTTGTCGACCCCAGAGTTGCAAGTGCAGCAGCCAAGGCAGCCCTTGATGAGTTTTCACGGATGAAAGATGAGGTTCCTCCAACATTAGTGGATGCTCACACAAAGATGGTTGCTGAGGCTGTGAAAGAGGGCAAACAGATAACGCCTGAATTTGGTCTCAGTGATACAGGCATTGCTGGCACGGGAAATGACCCTCCAG atgATGGTAAATTAGAAGAGACGAAGGAAGATAAGAAAGATGAAAccacagaaaagaaagatgaaaag tccaAGGAGGAGACGATGGAGTTGGATGCAACAGAGATCAAGACTGAGGATGATCAgaaggaagataaaaaagaGGAGATGGAGAAAGATAAAGAGGGGAAGGACATGAAAGAAGAGactgagaaagaagagaagaaagaggagaagaagactgaagaagaaaggaaa AAGGAAAAAGATGCAGAAGGTgtcacagaagaaaagaaagacagtgaAAATGGAACGCCTGCTGCTTTGACAAAGACCGATGAGGACAAAGATAGACCAAGAGAAGAGAAGAGTCCTGAGAAGAAAGCGGAGGAGGAGAAACTACAGGAAGATGCAGCTGCTAGCATttcaacagctgcagcagcagcattagcTGCAGCTGCTGTAAAGGCGAAG CACTTAGCTGCAGTGGAAGAGCGAAAGATAAAGAGTCTTGTGGCACTGCTTGTAGAgacacaaatgaaaaagcttGAAATAAAACTGCGGCACTTTGAGGAACTGGAAACAATTATGGATCGTGAGCGGGAGGCT CTGGAGTATCAAAGGCAGCAGTTGCTTCAGGAGAGACAGCAGTTCCACCTGGAGCAGATCCGTGCTGCAGAGTATCGAGCACGTCAGATTGCAATGACACAGTTGGCAGCTGAGCAGAGACAGCAAGCTGCATCTACAGCCTCTCCTGACCAGG GTGGCCAGCCAACATCTATTGTAGCAGCGGGATCGGCAGCTTCTCAGAACCCAGCCTTGGCAGCAGCTGTCGGACAAGGGGGCTACCCAATGCATGGCTCCCCCATGCCTCCTCAGGGACCTCAGGTTCAGGCCTCCACCATGTCGCAAGGCTCCCCAGCCCCTCCTACTCCAGCAGCAACCTCCAGCACAGTCCAAACAACACAGTCTTTGCACCAGGCACCTTTGTCGATTGGATCCACAGGTGGGCTAGCTTTATGTTCAGGTGCCAAAGATTGTTCTTCCTCTCCACCCAACCAGGTGTCAGGTGAAGGAATGGAAACAGGTGAGGGAAAGCCCCCTGCCTCACCCTTGCCTTCATCCACTGCCTGTGCCCCAACCTCAGGTCTCCCCCAGTCAGACCAGTGCTGCTCAgaagagcagcagcagcagctcacTCCGCAGGCTGACTCTCAGAGCAACAACATATCTCAGCCATCCAGTCTGGAACAGGAAACCCAGGCTTCCTCCATACAGCTGCCAGCTACTCAGACACAAACCATACCACCACTGGTGCCTCTTCCAGATCAGGGCGAAG GTCCTGGAGGGACAAGTGAAGGTTCAGAAAACAGCTGCACAGTTCCAGGTTCCTCTTAA
- the LOC112556497 gene encoding coatomer subunit zeta-1-like isoform X1 yields MDGGILKGMPRTGSDGGVWLRPYAPLGEYRKEDVHPFQAGKQEPSLYSIKALAILDNDGNRLFAKYYDETFPTAKEQKAFEKNLFNKTHRANAEIVMFEGMTCVYRSNVDLFFYVVGSSQENELILASVLNAFYDSISQILRKNVEKRALLDNMDAIFLAADEICDGGILLEADPNAVVQKVAIRNEDIPLGEQTVAQLTKKLEVLQSAKEQIKWSLLK; encoded by the exons ATGGACGGCGGAATACTG aaagggatgcccaggaccgggtccgatggcggggtgtggttgcggccctatgctccactgggggagTATAGGAAAGAAGATGTACATCCCTTTCAGGCAGGAAAACAG GAGCCTTCATTGTATTCTATAAAGGCTTTGGCAATTCTAGATAACGATGGCAACAGGTTATTTGCCAAG TATTATGATGAGACATTTCCAACAGCAAAAGAACAGAAAGCTTTTGAAAAGAACTTGTTCAACAAAACTCACAGAGCTAATG CGGAGATTGTCATGTTTGAAGGAATGACATGTGTATATCGTAGCAATGTCGACTTGTTTTTCTATGTGGTTGGTTCTTCTCAGGAAAATGAA CTTATTCTAGCCAGTGTCTTGAATGCTTTCTATGACTCAATCAGCCAAATTCTAAGGAAAAATGTTGAGAAGCGGGCACTGCTTGACAATATGGATGCCATCTTTTTAGCAGCTGATGAAATATGTGATGGCGG gataTTGCTAGAAGCTGACCCCAATGCTGTTGTTCAGAAAGTTGCAATCAGAAATGAAGATATTCCACTTGGGGAGCAGACTGTTGCACAG TTAACTAAGAAGCTAGAG gtTCTTCAGTCAGCCAAAGAACAGATCAAGTGGTCATTGTTAAAATGA
- the LOC112556497 gene encoding coatomer subunit zeta-1-like isoform X3 has translation MDGGILEPSLYSIKALAILDNDGNRLFAKYYDETFPTAKEQKAFEKNLFNKTHRANAEIVMFEGMTCVYRSNVDLFFYVVGSSQENELILASVLNAFYDSISQILRKNVEKRALLDNMDAIFLAADEICDGGILLEADPNAVVQKVAIRNEDIPLGEQTVAQLTKKLEVLQSAKEQIKWSLLK, from the exons ATGGACGGCGGAATACTG GAGCCTTCATTGTATTCTATAAAGGCTTTGGCAATTCTAGATAACGATGGCAACAGGTTATTTGCCAAG TATTATGATGAGACATTTCCAACAGCAAAAGAACAGAAAGCTTTTGAAAAGAACTTGTTCAACAAAACTCACAGAGCTAATG CGGAGATTGTCATGTTTGAAGGAATGACATGTGTATATCGTAGCAATGTCGACTTGTTTTTCTATGTGGTTGGTTCTTCTCAGGAAAATGAA CTTATTCTAGCCAGTGTCTTGAATGCTTTCTATGACTCAATCAGCCAAATTCTAAGGAAAAATGTTGAGAAGCGGGCACTGCTTGACAATATGGATGCCATCTTTTTAGCAGCTGATGAAATATGTGATGGCGG gataTTGCTAGAAGCTGACCCCAATGCTGTTGTTCAGAAAGTTGCAATCAGAAATGAAGATATTCCACTTGGGGAGCAGACTGTTGCACAG TTAACTAAGAAGCTAGAG gtTCTTCAGTCAGCCAAAGAACAGATCAAGTGGTCATTGTTAAAATGA
- the LOC112556497 gene encoding coatomer subunit zeta-1-like isoform X2 translates to MDGGILKGMPRTGSDGGVWLRPYAPLGEYRKEDVHPFQAGKQEPSLYSIKALAILDNDGNRLFAKYYDETFPTAKEQKAFEKNLFNKTHRANAEIVMFEGMTCVYRSNVDLFFYVVGSSQENELILASVLNAFYDSISQILRKNVEKRALLDNMDAIFLAADEICDGGILLEADPNAVVQKVAIRNEDIPLGEQTVAQVLQSAKEQIKWSLLK, encoded by the exons ATGGACGGCGGAATACTG aaagggatgcccaggaccgggtccgatggcggggtgtggttgcggccctatgctccactgggggagTATAGGAAAGAAGATGTACATCCCTTTCAGGCAGGAAAACAG GAGCCTTCATTGTATTCTATAAAGGCTTTGGCAATTCTAGATAACGATGGCAACAGGTTATTTGCCAAG TATTATGATGAGACATTTCCAACAGCAAAAGAACAGAAAGCTTTTGAAAAGAACTTGTTCAACAAAACTCACAGAGCTAATG CGGAGATTGTCATGTTTGAAGGAATGACATGTGTATATCGTAGCAATGTCGACTTGTTTTTCTATGTGGTTGGTTCTTCTCAGGAAAATGAA CTTATTCTAGCCAGTGTCTTGAATGCTTTCTATGACTCAATCAGCCAAATTCTAAGGAAAAATGTTGAGAAGCGGGCACTGCTTGACAATATGGATGCCATCTTTTTAGCAGCTGATGAAATATGTGATGGCGG gataTTGCTAGAAGCTGACCCCAATGCTGTTGTTCAGAAAGTTGCAATCAGAAATGAAGATATTCCACTTGGGGAGCAGACTGTTGCACAG gtTCTTCAGTCAGCCAAAGAACAGATCAAGTGGTCATTGTTAAAATGA